In the Helicobacter typhlonius genome, one interval contains:
- a CDS encoding cysteine ABC transporter substrate-binding protein — protein sequence MKKWLLTFVGLAFIVFFSACSNNGTESNTQDILEQIKQKGIVRIGVFSDKPPFGFVNENGKNDGFDVFISKRIAQDLLGDENKIEFVFTEAASRVEFLRSNKVDIIMANFTQTPEREAVVDFAKPYMKVALGVVSPNGNITNVDELKGKKLIVNKGTTADTFFSKNYPEIELLKYEQNTEAFLALKDGRGDALAHDNTLVLAWAMENDGFAVGIATLGDEDVIAPAVKKGNEALKTWLDNEIDTLTKNGFMKEAYMATLAPIFGEEKMDSVILSYE from the coding sequence ATGAAAAAATGGCTTTTGACATTTGTAGGCTTAGCTTTTATAGTATTCTTTAGCGCGTGTAGCAATAATGGCACAGAATCAAACACACAAGATATACTCGAACAAATCAAGCAAAAAGGCATTGTGCGTATTGGTGTTTTTAGCGACAAACCCCCTTTTGGCTTTGTGAATGAAAATGGCAAAAATGACGGCTTTGATGTATTTATCTCAAAACGTATAGCACAGGACTTATTAGGCGATGAAAACAAAATAGAGTTTGTATTCACAGAGGCAGCTTCACGCGTGGAGTTTTTGCGCTCGAATAAGGTTGATATCATTATGGCAAACTTTACACAAACACCCGAACGCGAAGCAGTGGTAGATTTTGCAAAGCCATATATGAAAGTGGCTCTAGGCGTGGTATCTCCAAATGGCAATATCACAAATGTTGATGAACTAAAGGGTAAAAAACTTATAGTCAATAAGGGCACGACTGCTGATACATTTTTTAGCAAAAATTATCCAGAGATTGAATTGCTAAAATATGAGCAAAATACTGAAGCATTTCTTGCTTTAAAGGACGGCAGAGGCGATGCGTTAGCGCACGACAACACATTAGTGCTCGCGTGGGCTATGGAAAATGATGGCTTTGCCGTAGGGATTGCTACACTAGGCGATGAAGATGTCATTGCTCCTGCTGTAAAAAAAGGAAATGAAGCACTCAAGACGTGGCTTGATAATGAAATCGATACCCTCACAAAAAATGGCTTTATGAAAGAAGCGTATATGGCGACTCTTGCACCCATTTTTGGCGAAGAAAAAATGGATTCTGTTATTTTATCATACGAGTAG
- a CDS encoding TonB-dependent receptor domain-containing protein, with amino-acid sequence MDLLRCKWLYVCGIFLAQSTLYAEEENKELKRRILPTSVVTATYSKDILDSPLNVDMYGNDTPLHSGDVAKSMLLFPGFSMTRKGGGGSEILYRSQGASRLPIFISGGNLNGACGGRMDTTITYIFPENYNRISILKGPQDVRYGALISGGLLFERDILRLEKGSFNVDASAMYGSFNRFDMNINALAGGKYGSLQAIVSHYESADYRAGDNTIVHSAYNRESASVIGTLTPTSSTAIEFDIDVGRGWASYADRAMDARTFDRISYNLALEQHINDTFDRLDVRLWHNAIDHIMDNFSHRPPQVLNGNLYNISNPKRTNTGGRVEGRFYFGESVELYVGSNYNHDSHEIRNGGGQTESVANAILNQKYNPNFTFKNLGFFTQGQYHSQSNFGIAFGARYDYLTTERKQRGTTQQAAEDKNNLASAFVRYEHYLDKSTFYAGLGVAQRGADFWEVSKTGGMALKPETNAQLDIGLTYQDNVLKGKISAYASHIANYIVLDYNPSNPSAFNTNAMLMGGEIEAEAITWEVLHFYASLAYTYGLNLSSQQGLQSHSPLPQVAPLQAQVSSFYENGNWLLRLDMIANAAQHRYALNYGNVIGRDYGNSKGFALLNLYGGYKSKYFMLLAGVDNLTNTLYAYHLSKNGVNIGALNIAPTQRVYEPGRSFWVKVRVKF; translated from the coding sequence ATGGATTTGTTAAGATGTAAGTGGTTGTATGTTTGTGGGATATTTCTAGCACAAAGCACTTTGTATGCAGAGGAAGAAAATAAGGAGCTAAAAAGACGCATTCTTCCCACATCAGTTGTAACAGCCACATATTCTAAGGACATCTTAGATTCTCCTTTAAATGTAGATATGTATGGTAACGATACACCATTGCATTCAGGTGATGTGGCTAAATCTATGCTCTTGTTTCCGGGATTTTCAATGACGCGCAAAGGTGGTGGCGGAAGTGAAATACTTTACCGCTCACAAGGTGCTTCAAGGTTGCCGATTTTTATAAGTGGTGGGAATCTTAATGGTGCTTGTGGCGGGCGTATGGATACAACAATCACTTATATTTTTCCCGAAAATTATAATCGCATCAGTATATTAAAAGGTCCTCAAGATGTGCGATATGGCGCACTTATAAGCGGTGGTTTGTTGTTTGAACGCGACATACTCAGGCTTGAGAAGGGAAGTTTTAATGTTGATGCAAGTGCAATGTATGGGAGCTTTAATCGCTTTGATATGAATATAAATGCTTTAGCTGGGGGAAAGTATGGTTCTTTACAGGCGATAGTTTCACATTATGAATCTGCAGATTATCGCGCTGGAGATAATACAATCGTGCATTCGGCTTATAATAGAGAATCTGCAAGTGTTATAGGCACACTTACGCCTACTTCAAGCACAGCGATTGAGTTTGATATTGATGTGGGGCGAGGCTGGGCTTCTTACGCAGATAGGGCAATGGACGCGCGGACATTTGATAGAATCTCCTATAATCTTGCCTTAGAGCAGCATATTAATGATACTTTTGATAGGCTTGATGTGCGACTTTGGCATAATGCTATAGACCATATTATGGATAATTTTTCACATCGCCCACCACAAGTGCTAAATGGGAATCTTTACAATATCAGCAATCCCAAACGCACCAATACAGGCGGTAGGGTAGAGGGGAGATTCTATTTTGGTGAGAGTGTGGAGCTGTATGTAGGGAGTAATTATAACCACGATTCGCACGAGATTCGCAATGGTGGAGGGCAAACGGAATCTGTAGCAAATGCTATACTCAATCAAAAATATAATCCAAACTTTACTTTCAAAAATCTAGGGTTTTTCACACAAGGGCAATATCATTCACAATCAAACTTTGGCATAGCCTTTGGTGCAAGATATGATTATTTAACAACAGAGCGAAAACAACGAGGAACAACACAACAAGCAGCAGAGGATAAAAATAATCTCGCAAGTGCTTTTGTGCGATATGAGCATTATTTGGATAAATCCACATTCTATGCAGGATTAGGTGTAGCGCAGAGAGGAGCAGACTTTTGGGAAGTAAGTAAGACAGGAGGAATGGCTCTCAAACCTGAAACAAATGCTCAACTTGATATAGGGCTTACCTATCAAGATAATGTGCTTAAGGGTAAGATTTCAGCCTATGCTTCGCATATTGCAAATTATATCGTGCTAGATTACAATCCAAGCAATCCAAGTGCTTTTAATACAAATGCTATGCTTATGGGTGGAGAGATAGAGGCAGAAGCTATTACTTGGGAGGTTTTGCATTTTTATGCCTCTCTTGCTTATACTTATGGTTTAAATCTAAGCAGCCAACAAGGCTTACAATCTCATTCACCACTTCCACAAGTCGCTCCACTTCAGGCTCAAGTATCTAGCTTTTATGAGAATGGTAATTGGCTTTTGCGCCTTGATATGATAGCAAATGCGGCACAACATCGCTATGCCCTGAATTATGGTAATGTGATAGGGCGCGATTATGGCAATTCTAAGGGTTTTGCACTTTTGAATCTGTATGGTGGCTATAAGAGTAAATATTTTATGCTTCTTGCAGGAGTGGATAATCTCACAAATACGCTCTATGCGTATCATTTGTCTAAAAATGGCGTAAATATTGGCGCATTAAATATCGCTCCCACACAGAGAGTGTATGAGCCCGGACGCAGCTTTTGGGTGAAAGTCCGCGTGAAGTTTTAG
- a CDS encoding helix-turn-helix domain-containing protein: protein MIHHFSKEEIENFHRQIAKNVAQIRKEKGLSQLELSLEIGYKSVSLVAGAEAGYKNIHFNLEHLYKIAKVLEIDIKELL, encoded by the coding sequence GTGATACATCATTTTAGTAAAGAAGAAATTGAAAATTTCCATAGGCAAATTGCCAAGAATGTCGCACAAATACGCAAAGAAAAAGGTTTATCGCAGTTAGAGTTAAGCCTAGAGATAGGCTATAAGTCAGTTTCGCTTGTAGCTGGAGCAGAGGCTGGATATAAAAACATTCATTTTAACTTAGAGCATTTATATAAAATCGCTAAAGTCTTAGAGATTGATATAAAAGAATTATTATAA
- the accA gene encoding acetyl-CoA carboxylase carboxyl transferase subunit alpha, with protein sequence MATYLDFEQKIKNLQDDIESALMRGDDDAKLILEKELEKEVRNVYSNISDYQKLQLARHPDRPYAMDYIELICKDSYEISGDRHFKDDKAIVCFLGKIGGQTAVVIGEEKGRGTKNKLVRNFGMPSPEGYRKALRAAKLAEKFHIPILMLVDTQGAYPGLGAEERGQSEAIARNLQEFAKLKTPTIAVVIGEGGSGGALAIAVADRLAMMQYSVFSVISPEGCAAILWNDPAKIESATKALKITPVELKKYGLIDDVIDEPSIGAHRDKESAAKMIESYFLKALEEISQDDNYLSKRYQKIIAYGAFGQ encoded by the coding sequence ATGGCTACTTATCTAGACTTTGAGCAAAAGATTAAAAACCTGCAAGATGATATAGAATCTGCGCTTATGCGTGGCGATGACGATGCAAAGCTGATTCTTGAAAAAGAGCTTGAAAAAGAAGTTCGCAATGTGTATAGCAACATAAGTGATTATCAAAAATTACAGCTCGCACGCCACCCTGACCGTCCCTATGCTATGGATTATATTGAGCTTATTTGTAAAGATTCTTATGAAATAAGTGGTGATAGGCATTTTAAAGATGATAAGGCGATTGTATGCTTTTTAGGGAAAATAGGTGGACAGACTGCGGTAGTCATTGGCGAGGAAAAGGGACGAGGCACAAAGAATAAACTCGTGAGAAATTTCGGTATGCCAAGCCCAGAGGGTTATCGCAAAGCTTTACGAGCGGCGAAACTAGCTGAAAAATTCCATATTCCTATCCTTATGCTTGTCGATACACAGGGTGCGTATCCCGGGTTGGGTGCGGAAGAGCGCGGACAAAGTGAGGCAATTGCTAGGAATCTGCAAGAATTTGCTAAGCTTAAAACTCCAACGATTGCCGTTGTTATAGGCGAAGGTGGTAGTGGAGGGGCTTTGGCTATCGCAGTAGCTGATAGACTTGCTATGATGCAGTATTCTGTATTTAGCGTTATCTCACCAGAGGGCTGTGCCGCTATATTGTGGAATGATCCAGCAAAAATAGAATCTGCCACGAAAGCCCTCAAAATTACCCCTGTAGAGCTCAAAAAATATGGGCTTATCGATGATGTGATTGATGAGCCATCTATTGGCGCACACAGAGATAAAGAAAGTGCTGCAAAAATGATTGAATCTTACTTTCTCAAAGCACTTGAAGAAATTTCACAAGATGATAATTACCTCAGCAAACGTTACCAAAAGATTATAGCATATGGAGCTTTTGGGCAATAA
- the ftsY gene encoding signal recognition particle-docking protein FtsY, whose amino-acid sequence MIASLTKTLQKTTHNIAALLSSKNNKYTKEQIEEILIECDVEYGIVESVLDNIPSYVSREALEKELLALLELNSESAQDLEKTKPLVTLIVGVNGAGKTTTIAKLAKRAQEQGKKVMLAAGDTFRAAAIDQIKLWGERLNIPVISTQHMHDPGAVAFDSISAAKARGIDELYIDTAGRLHNHTNLNNELAKIVRVSKKALGDMPLRSYLVLDGTQGSSAINQARVFSQILPFSGIIITKLDGTSKGGAIFSIVSELKIPVCYIGVGEKAEDLSEFNAKEYVKVILDSIFEG is encoded by the coding sequence ATGATAGCTTCTCTTACTAAAACTTTACAAAAAACCACGCACAATATTGCGGCTCTGCTTAGCTCAAAAAATAATAAATACACCAAAGAGCAGATTGAGGAGATTCTCATAGAATGCGATGTGGAGTATGGTATTGTAGAATCTGTGCTTGATAATATCCCCTCATATGTTTCGCGTGAGGCACTAGAAAAGGAACTTTTGGCTCTGCTTGAGCTAAATTCCGAATCCGCACAGGATTTAGAGAAAACAAAACCGCTTGTAACGCTTATTGTGGGCGTGAATGGCGCGGGTAAGACAACTACCATTGCTAAACTTGCCAAACGTGCACAAGAGCAGGGCAAAAAGGTGATGTTAGCCGCAGGAGATACATTTCGAGCTGCCGCAATCGACCAGATTAAGCTATGGGGTGAGCGACTAAATATCCCTGTGATTAGCACACAGCATATGCACGACCCGGGTGCGGTGGCTTTTGATAGTATTAGTGCTGCAAAGGCGCGCGGGATTGATGAACTATATATTGATACCGCAGGGAGATTACATAATCATACTAACCTCAATAACGAGCTTGCAAAAATCGTGCGCGTAAGTAAAAAGGCATTGGGCGATATGCCTTTGCGTAGTTACCTCGTGCTTGATGGCACACAGGGGAGTTCGGCAATTAATCAAGCGCGTGTATTTTCGCAGATTTTGCCATTTAGCGGCATTATCATCACTAAGCTTGATGGTACAAGTAAGGGTGGGGCGATTTTTAGTATAGTGAGTGAGCTGAAGATTCCTGTGTGTTATATTGGTGTGGGCGAAAAGGCAGAGGATTTGAGCGAATTTAATGCGAAAGAATATGTCAAAGTCATACTCGATAGCATTTTTGAGGGATAG
- a CDS encoding 5-formyltetrahydrofolate cyclo-ligase: protein MTKQDFRIHAKTRLKYCKSHNPFAHKKLSKALFAHLARHKCKNVLVYMPFGNEVDIMPLIATLRQRKYRVFIPFIQEFSFKMIPLRLPLHKNAFGIYESNNSHFNLIKVDVVIIPVLGIDKLFRRIGFGRGMYDRFISALKDKIQIIFVARSANYVLDVITQDYDVQGDYFYTPSALCIRKHNGNMVCDRKYNLWIIGRD from the coding sequence ATTACCAAACAAGATTTTAGAATCCACGCAAAAACACGATTAAAATACTGCAAAAGCCACAATCCGTTTGCACACAAAAAGCTAAGCAAAGCACTATTTGCACATTTAGCACGGCATAAGTGCAAAAATGTGCTTGTATATATGCCTTTTGGCAATGAAGTAGATATTATGCCTCTTATTGCTACTTTGCGACAGAGAAAATATCGTGTTTTTATTCCTTTTATACAAGAATTTAGCTTTAAAATGATACCATTGCGCCTACCATTGCATAAAAATGCTTTTGGTATTTATGAATCAAATAATTCTCATTTCAATTTAATCAAAGTTGATGTTGTGATTATCCCTGTTTTGGGTATTGATAAACTTTTTAGGCGAATAGGTTTTGGGAGGGGTATGTATGATAGATTTATATCTGCTCTCAAAGATAAGATTCAAATCATTTTTGTAGCACGAAGCGCAAACTATGTACTAGATGTCATAACACAAGATTATGATGTGCAGGGAGACTATTTTTATACACCATCGGCTTTGTGTATAAGGAAACACAATGGAAATATGGTATGTGATAGGAAGTATAATCTTTGGATTATTGGTAGGGATTAG
- the radA gene encoding DNA repair protein RadA: MAKKHTIFECQFCGWQSAKWLGKCSSCGSWDALVELKEEQISAKKQPLNSNIKATPITQVHLEEITHFSSCEEEFDIVLGGGIVPGGLYLIGGSPGVGKSTLLLKIAGNLATKAHKRVLYVSGEESAGQIKMRASRLNAMSEELFLLNEIDLNIITNAINEQPYSLCVIDSIQTIYSPEITSAPGSISQVREVTFALMRLAKERNISIFIIGHITKEGAIAGPRILEHMVDCVLYFEGDPSKELRMLRGFKNRFGSTSEIGIFEMKENGLVSAKNASQLFFTQKSAQAGSAIAVVLEGSRALVIEIQALVSESGYPRRSCTGFDSNRLNMLLALLERKLEIPLGRYDVFVNVVGGIRINETSADLAVIASIISSFRNRPLNAKTAFVGEVSLVGDIREVSNIDVRLKELSSYGFQKVILAQKPSNPPAGLKCFEANEVSKILEWM; this comes from the coding sequence TTGGCAAAAAAGCACACGATTTTTGAATGTCAATTTTGTGGGTGGCAGAGTGCAAAATGGCTTGGTAAATGCAGTAGTTGTGGGAGTTGGGACGCATTAGTCGAGCTTAAAGAAGAGCAAATTAGTGCTAAAAAACAGCCGCTTAACTCTAATATCAAAGCCACTCCTATTACGCAAGTGCATTTAGAGGAAATTACGCATTTTAGCTCCTGTGAAGAGGAGTTTGACATTGTGCTAGGTGGAGGCATTGTACCGGGTGGTTTATATCTTATCGGTGGTAGTCCGGGCGTGGGGAAATCCACACTGCTGCTAAAAATCGCGGGGAATCTCGCTACAAAGGCGCATAAACGCGTTTTATATGTGAGCGGTGAGGAGAGCGCAGGGCAGATTAAAATGCGTGCTTCTAGGCTTAATGCGATGAGCGAAGAGCTATTTTTGCTGAATGAAATTGATTTAAATATCATCACCAATGCCATAAATGAGCAGCCTTATAGCCTGTGCGTGATAGATTCTATACAGACAATTTATTCTCCGGAGATTACTTCCGCACCCGGTTCTATTTCGCAAGTGAGAGAAGTAACTTTTGCACTTATGCGTCTTGCCAAAGAGCGCAATATTAGCATTTTTATCATCGGGCATATCACAAAAGAGGGCGCGATTGCAGGACCTCGAATCCTAGAGCATATGGTGGATTGTGTGCTGTATTTTGAAGGCGACCCAAGTAAAGAGCTAAGAATGTTAAGGGGATTCAAAAATCGCTTTGGTAGCACAAGCGAAATAGGGATTTTTGAGATGAAAGAAAATGGCTTGGTGAGCGCTAAAAATGCTTCACAACTTTTTTTCACACAAAAGAGTGCGCAGGCAGGGAGCGCCATAGCAGTGGTTTTGGAGGGCTCTCGCGCATTAGTCATAGAAATTCAAGCCTTAGTGAGTGAATCAGGCTATCCTAGACGCTCTTGCACCGGCTTTGATAGTAATCGCTTAAATATGCTTCTCGCCCTGCTGGAGCGCAAACTCGAGATTCCATTGGGGCGATATGATGTGTTTGTCAATGTCGTGGGCGGGATTAGAATCAACGAGACAAGCGCAGATTTGGCAGTTATTGCAAGTATTATTTCAAGCTTCCGCAATCGTCCGCTTAATGCTAAAACTGCCTTTGTGGGCGAGGTTTCACTCGTGGGTGATATACGCGAGGTGAGTAATATCGATGTGCGTTTAAAGGAGCTTTCTAGCTATGGATTCCAAAAAGTAATCCTCGCTCAAAAACCGAGTAATCCACCCGCTGGACTGAAATGTTTTGAAGCAAATGAGGTGAGTAAAATTTTAGAATGGATGTAG
- the metK gene encoding methionine adenosyltransferase: MSKSFLFTSESVTEGHPDKMADQISDAVLDYIIERDKKARVACETLVSNGFCVIAGELKTHIYAPMQDIARKVVQEIGYTDALYGFDYRSAAVLNGIGEQSPDINQGVDREDGEIGAGDQGLMFGYACRETPSLMPLPIWLSHRLTEGLAAKRKDGTLPFLRPDGKSQVTVRYENGKPASIDTIVISTQHSPETQQNHLKDSVIEEIVQKVLPKEFLNDNIRYFVNPTGKFVIGGPQGDAGLTGRKIIVDTYGGSCPHGGGAFSGKDPSKVDRSAAYAARYVAKNLVASGVCDKAVVQVAYAIGVVEPVSILVDTQGTGKVEDSKLTECVKKVFRLTPKGIIESLDLLRPIYRQTAAYGHFGRELPDFTWERTDKVEAIKDFCGIK, translated from the coding sequence ATGTCAAAATCATTTCTTTTTACTTCGGAATCTGTAACCGAAGGACATCCAGACAAAATGGCTGACCAAATCAGTGATGCGGTGCTTGACTACATCATTGAGCGTGATAAAAAGGCGCGTGTAGCGTGTGAAACACTCGTGAGCAATGGCTTTTGCGTAATTGCAGGTGAGCTCAAAACTCACATTTACGCCCCTATGCAGGACATTGCGCGAAAAGTAGTGCAGGAGATTGGCTATACTGATGCGCTCTATGGCTTTGATTATCGCTCTGCTGCGGTGCTTAATGGCATTGGTGAGCAAAGCCCAGATATTAATCAAGGCGTGGATAGAGAAGATGGCGAGATTGGTGCGGGCGACCAAGGGCTAATGTTTGGCTATGCGTGTAGAGAAACGCCCTCACTTATGCCACTGCCTATTTGGCTCTCTCATCGTCTCACAGAAGGTTTAGCGGCAAAGCGTAAAGATGGCACTTTGCCTTTCTTACGCCCTGATGGCAAAAGCCAAGTAACCGTGCGCTATGAAAATGGCAAACCTGCAAGTATTGATACGATTGTTATCTCAACGCAGCACAGCCCGGAAACACAACAAAATCATCTTAAAGATTCTGTGATTGAAGAAATCGTGCAAAAAGTGCTACCAAAGGAATTTTTAAACGATAATATCCGCTATTTTGTGAATCCCACCGGAAAGTTTGTTATCGGCGGACCGCAAGGCGATGCGGGACTTACAGGGCGTAAAATTATCGTAGATACCTATGGCGGAAGCTGCCCGCACGGCGGCGGTGCTTTTAGCGGAAAAGACCCAAGTAAGGTAGATAGAAGCGCAGCGTATGCAGCGCGCTATGTCGCTAAGAATCTTGTCGCTAGTGGCGTATGTGATAAAGCAGTCGTGCAAGTAGCCTATGCTATCGGCGTGGTAGAGCCTGTATCAATTTTAGTTGATACGCAAGGCACAGGAAAAGTTGAAGATTCTAAACTCACTGAATGCGTGAAAAAGGTATTCCGCCTCACACCAAAGGGTATTATAGAATCTTTAGACTTACTCCGCCCTATCTATCGTCAAACCGCAGCCTATGGACATTTTGGGCGGGAGTTGCCAGACTTCACTTGGGAGAGAACAGATAAAGTTGAGGCAATTAAGGATTTTTGCGGTATTAAATAG
- the rny gene encoding ribonuclease Y, translating into MIGSIIFGLLVGISVYIITRKVCNSHAQVVVEQAKAKAKAIEYETQKMLQNHHLAMKEEELHLKQSYKQECAELAREYDCKLAKLDKLEQSKINQLNAQKAELDKQSKEVSELKTKVLRSQAELDKLKNETMQSKKEMLQILSKYTQMSKNEAKDILLAHLEEELCEQRAHLIRQYEREAHQEAKRKANYILAQATTRYAGEFANERLINVVNLPSDELKGRIIGKEGRNIKALELISGVDVIIDDTPGSIILSSFNLYRRAIATKTIERLVEDGRIQPARIEEMYERVKNEMNEQIQQDGEDIAIDMELGYMHPELKFLLGKMRYRASFGQNALGHSIEVAKLAAIIAGELGGDEKLARRAGILHDIGKALTQELSGNHVELGAEVCTRYKEHPVVINAIKAHHGYEEIQSIECAAVCAADALSAARPGARRDAVENFLKRMQDIERIAMDKVGVKQAYAINAGREVRVITRAELVNDEQSIVLARDIAKDIESTLQYPGEIKVSVIRETRAVEYAR; encoded by the coding sequence GTGATAGGAAGTATAATCTTTGGATTATTGGTAGGGATTAGTGTATATATCATTACAAGAAAGGTATGCAACTCTCACGCTCAAGTCGTGGTAGAACAAGCTAAGGCAAAAGCAAAGGCGATTGAATACGAGACGCAAAAAATGCTCCAAAATCATCATCTAGCGATGAAAGAAGAGGAACTTCATCTCAAGCAAAGCTACAAGCAAGAATGTGCAGAATTAGCACGAGAGTATGATTGTAAGTTAGCTAAACTTGACAAACTCGAGCAATCAAAAATCAATCAGCTCAATGCGCAAAAAGCAGAGCTAGATAAACAGAGCAAGGAAGTCAGTGAGCTAAAGACAAAGGTATTGCGCTCACAGGCGGAACTTGATAAGCTTAAAAACGAAACGATGCAGAGCAAAAAGGAGATGCTACAAATTCTCTCAAAATATACGCAAATGAGTAAAAATGAAGCAAAAGATATTTTACTCGCTCATCTCGAGGAGGAGTTATGCGAACAAAGAGCGCACCTTATCCGCCAATACGAGAGAGAGGCGCACCAAGAGGCAAAGAGAAAGGCAAACTATATCCTAGCTCAAGCGACCACGCGCTATGCAGGGGAATTTGCAAATGAACGACTCATCAATGTAGTGAATCTACCTAGCGATGAGCTAAAAGGGCGGATTATCGGTAAAGAGGGGCGAAACATCAAAGCCCTAGAGCTTATTAGCGGCGTAGATGTGATTATTGATGATACGCCCGGTAGCATTATTTTGAGTAGTTTTAATCTCTATCGCCGTGCCATTGCGACAAAGACCATAGAACGACTCGTGGAGGATGGGCGGATTCAACCCGCACGAATCGAGGAAATGTATGAGCGTGTGAAAAACGAAATGAACGAGCAGATTCAGCAAGACGGCGAGGATATTGCGATTGATATGGAGCTTGGCTATATGCACCCAGAGCTAAAATTCTTGCTTGGCAAAATGCGCTATCGTGCATCGTTTGGACAAAATGCGCTCGGGCATTCTATCGAAGTGGCGAAACTCGCCGCTATTATCGCCGGTGAGCTAGGTGGTGATGAAAAACTTGCTAGACGCGCGGGAATCTTGCACGATATTGGCAAAGCACTCACACAAGAACTAAGTGGCAATCACGTGGAGCTAGGTGCTGAAGTATGCACACGATACAAGGAACACCCTGTTGTTATCAACGCTATCAAAGCCCATCACGGCTATGAGGAGATTCAAAGTATAGAATGCGCCGCGGTATGTGCTGCTGATGCGCTATCTGCCGCTCGTCCGGGCGCACGAAGAGATGCGGTGGAAAATTTCTTAAAAAGAATGCAAGATATTGAACGCATAGCTATGGATAAAGTAGGTGTGAAACAAGCCTATGCCATTAACGCAGGGCGCGAAGTGCGAGTGATTACACGCGCAGAACTTGTCAATGATGAGCAAAGTATCGTTCTCGCACGAGATATAGCTAAAGATATAGAATCCACCCTGCAATATCCGGGTGAAATCAAGGTAAGTGTGATACGCGAAACCCGCGCGGTGGAATATGCGAGATAA
- a CDS encoding DUF4156 domain-containing protein codes for MKKLVSLGIGIGVSFLIFGCADPEPQLPMFKPKALEAQGKGITVAKSTPYNCKALGEVEGKDDTQGTQGATRETLREGAINDLKNEAGNVVGENKRIMLKIDKEEVLCNALVQENRQLIRKVVKCNDGLPSNAIQGSLASHRIHADIFDCGEK; via the coding sequence ATGAAAAAGCTTGTATCGCTAGGAATAGGCATAGGAGTTTCATTCCTCATTTTTGGTTGTGCTGACCCTGAACCACAATTACCGATGTTTAAACCCAAGGCATTGGAAGCACAAGGCAAAGGTATCACGGTTGCAAAATCTACACCTTATAATTGCAAAGCTCTAGGTGAAGTTGAGGGAAAAGACGACACTCAAGGCACACAAGGAGCAACAAGAGAAACTTTGCGTGAAGGGGCAATCAACGATTTAAAAAATGAAGCAGGAAATGTGGTTGGTGAAAACAAACGCATTATGTTAAAAATTGATAAAGAAGAAGTGCTATGCAATGCTTTAGTGCAAGAAAACAGACAACTAATTAGAAAAGTAGTTAAATGTAATGATGGCTTACCTTCTAATGCGATTCAAGGCTCACTCGCTTCACATAGAATCCACGCTGATATATTTGACTGCGGCGAAAAGTAG